A stretch of DNA from Mus musculus strain C57BL/6J chromosome 6, GRCm38.p6 C57BL/6J:
CTAAATATGTCTAAAAATGGTGTGGGTTTTAAGTGGGATTCAGTCTCCCTTTTAGCCTTCTTATCAACTGCCATAAAAGCAACACTAGGTATGCTATGCTATTGTGCCTTTCTAGTTGACTTATTTAAAGGGAAAGCTTAAGACAGAAGCAAACAGCAGGCAGTGAACATAATACAAACTGGGAAACAGCAGCTGTCAGGTGCCTCTCAAAGTAAGAGTGAGATTATGAACCACAACAGTAACTAATATGAAATTCCAGCTCTTTAATGAAAGTAACTTGGAATGAAACTCTTGACCCATTCTGACAATAATAGAGtgaaaaactaacaaaaatcaaATCTACTTAAATGGAGTTTGTGACAACTTCTtagttaaaatttttttaaaaagtcataaaagaaaaataactgagGAGTTGGTTATGTCATCTCTACTTTTATGTATCCTGACAGTAGCTGACAAACTCATCTGCTGAaaagtttctttcttatttttctttgttggattaGGTCTGTCCCCACCCAACCAGTGGAAAAACTTTCCAGTAGAAATCAATTAAAGgataaattaatgaaatataagaaaaaaagttTAACACTTCAGTATTATTCTTACAGAAATGTggtaaggttgtgtgtgtgtgtgtgtgtgtgcatgtgcgcgagagagcgagagagagcgagagagagaaagaatgagaataTTAGGAACAATATTTAGAAATGTTAAGTAAAAATAGTTCAATTTAAATATCTGTTAAGATCCAATTTAAATAATTTGTAATAGCTGAGAATGTAATTGGATTAGCAATGTCACTCTCTCCAAAATAGTTTTCCTCAATGAAGGCCTTAATTGTTTCCCTTTCACTGTGTAATGTTCTGATTTGAATCATTTGAATAACTGCAACTTGTGTAGAACCAGTGGGTGTTTCCCAAATTATGTTTCATATGAATGTTATTTGCACTTTAGCAGAAGTCCACGGAGAACTCACACATACAGGTTAAAGGGTGTGTGAGATTGAGAGACAAGGGTTTCATAGACACGTGTAGAAATGATGCTCTTTCAGTACTATtattatttctcctcctcctcctcctcctcctcctcctcctccttcctcttccctttccttctcttcttcctcctcctcttcttttttgctCTAAGTATAGTTACACTTCACAGAATACTGGGTAGAGTAAAGGGTTTGGAATCTTTCTATAATCAATTAAGCAAAAACTATGCTGAAAAGTctaagtttctgtaaggcaaaatgtCAACATCACGTACAACTGTTATCAAGTAGCAGCCAACTGGGAAATGTAAATCTATCCAGGTGGGTTTACATTAGTTTTGAAGAGCTAAATTAACAAGCATTTAACAGGTGTATTGCTGACGAGGACTCCCAGGTCATCCCATGAGACTTTTAGCAAAGTATAATCCTAACTGCCCCCCCAAAGACTCCCAGGTCATCCCATGAGACTTTTAGCAAAGTATAATCCTAACTGCCCCCCCAATCACTGAATCCCAGGTCATCCCATGAGACTTTTAGCAAAGTATAATCCTAACTGCCCCCCCAAATCACTGAATCCCAGGTCATCCCATGAGACTTTTAGCAAAGTATAATCCTAACTGCCCCCCCAATCACTGAATCCCAGGTCATCCCATGAGACTTTTAGCAAAGTATAATCCTAACTGCCCCCCCAATCACTGACTCCCAGGCTTCAGAACGTAAACAGATTTCACGTGACTCAAATGCTCAGAGACCAAGAACAAGGTTCAGCACACTTTTTCTACAGTTACTGTTTTAAGCTTTGCAGGCAGGTCATGGAGTTTTTATTGAAACTACTAAACTATGCCATCTATCGTGATAAAAATCAAGTAACAAGGAGTTTTAAAACCtacatcagatggctcacaaacaCAGCTCTAACGCCTGTCTGGCCTCTGCAGCATGCACATCTACACCTATACCTAcctacgtacacacacacaacaaacacacacactaataatgcCTTAAATGAGGAAGTACAcattttaatatctctcaacattgaTAGATTAGATAGAAAACCATCAAGGATATTGATATAAGAACATCACTACCCAGCTTGACTTGGCTCAATAGCACTCTAACCTTTTTTTAGATCATAAACAAGTCTTTGTTAAAAGGCTAAATTCATACAAATTGTGTCTTCCAACTATAAAGATAAATCAAAAATCAACAAGGCTGATGTTGGAAAATCCACAAATATTAAGATTTCCCacaataaagacaaaaataacccAGAGGTCAAAGAAGAAATTCGAAGGGATATTTGAAAATATGTTGAAAATGTAAGAGCATACAAAATGACACAACTTTCATTAGGCACCTATAAATTAAAACCCAAATGAGATACCACTTAAGGGTCAACTTGAATGATTTTCTCAAATAGGTCAACTTTAGGAAACAATCCCACTGAAAGTTACAACCTGGAGATTGATTTTTCTGACATTATCTTTGCTGAGAGATTCCTTAGAAAGCTTGTGTGTACTCACTCCCATTGGTACACATACTTTACTTGAAATCCACTGATATATGCAGAGCAGAAAAAACATCTAGTGACCAAGAAAGGACTTGGTTAACAGAATTTCATGCCCTGGGAAGGAGCCCTGCAGGAATGAAGCTGACTTGGCAGAGAAAATGTAGTTATGACTGGGAAAGTGGCCAActcagaaagaagaagaggaggtaaGTTCTTGCAGAGTTCCGACATCATTTAGTTCTGAAAGTCCCTAGCTACAGCAAGCTGGCAGAATGAGGAAGCTGCCCTGCGGAAGTTTTCACCACGGGGTTGACTCCCACACAGATTCCTTGAGGCCGGCAGCCCACACTGAATAGAAGCCCCATGCCCAGGCAAGGCTTTCTAGCTCCCGTTAACACTTCCATCTCTAGTACACGTAGCAGCAACACATTGGTACAAAGCAAAGAATTGCACCAAGAAGAGTTGCTCTTGTATGCCCACATCCCAAACTGAAGTACTCAAATTATATAGTTTGTTACAATAGAAACAGTTTATGATTAAATTCTTTTCATGCTAGTCTCTTCCTGTCATTACAGAAAGAATTGCTTTTAAGGGCATAGGTATCCTGAGATCGTCAGCATTTAGCACCTCTACCTAGGATCGTATCAGTTATCATTAGCACTgacataagaaaataaacaaaaacccatgAGCTTACCTGCCAGGAGACTGCTCCCAAAATTGCCGTTGCAAGAAGACTAAAAAAAACTAACTGCTCTGAAATTAAGCAAAAATGACGCATCCCTTTGGATGCCATGATTCTGTCAAGGCTATTGTTATCTGCCCTGTGGTTGATATACACTTTatggcagtcattcaacttagtATGAAATCCCCAAagagttaaaagaaaaataatatggcAAATCATCCAGAAAAATCCGAAAATGGAAAAACCTGGTATCACAAAATACCAGAGATGAGTGTCTCTAAGTTTAAATGCTGAAAGGATGAAGAATGTAAGCTCAATCATTGCAGTGAAAAGCACAGAAAGTCTCCTGCAAATTCTCCCACGATGCAGAAAAGGTTTCCACCTCTCAGTTACTGAAAGTCCACTAAAATAAATGTCAAGAAAAGGATCAGTTACCAGGCAAATAAAAAAACATGCAAAAGCAATTGGATTTTGGGGAGTTTccaatgaagagaaaaataacaatacTGAAAAAATGATTAAGTTTGGAATAGCTAGAAAAGACTTCATTCTCAGGTCGATAATGAGCATGGCCAAAGCCATAACCAGCAAAATAACACTCAGAGACTTCTCCACCAACATAGTTGTGCTGGCGATGGCAAACCCAACAAGTTCCAGAAACTCCACTGTGGTTAGTAAAGTAGGCCGATGGCGGACATATCCAGAAATTCTCTCCACCAAAGCACACAATATCCTTAAAACTATAGATGTCAGAAGCAAATATTTGGTTGTTTCTTCTTTCACATCACTTTTAAAGGATGAATTatcaagaaaacacagaaggCCAAGCAGAAATCCAAACCAGAGATTGGAGAGACTTAAACTGGCTGCTTCCATTGAAAAGTAATAGTAGAGTATGCTGGCGATCCCAAGAACAAAGAGGCCGAGGATAAAAATCACCAAAATTAAGGAATTTGCTGTTTTTTCCCATCTTACATAAAGGCCTAAACATATGGCCACAAGTAAGTTGATCCTGGCTAGATAGCCGAGGTACCGCACGGAGGAATGCATGTTCACTTCTCTATTTACTTCTTCCAGCCTAGTCATTGCTAGATAGAGACAATGACTAACACAGTATCGCAGTGATCTGCACATGTAATCTGGCACTGGAGGGTCCCAAGAGGCACAAAAATTAACTTCCTGTATTTCATTCAATAAAGCCAAGGTGTTGGTAATGCCTACTCCAACATTCTCTCAGAAGTTTTCTTTGTAATGACctaaagagaaggaaagataTTTCACAGttaagtatatataatattttgtgcCATCTTCTTTATACTAAGTAAGTGAATCAGAGAAAAACTAAGGTTTTTCTGCCGTCCAGTTCAAATCCTAATTGCATATATCTTAATAATCATACAAACTCTGCAAGTTACACAAAGGAAAATGCCCGTGATCTTTATTCATACTGATAAAATTGCATCATGAAGTGTAAGTGGAGTCTTCTCTGTCAGTACTAACCAGTGTTAATGCTGAAGTTGTCTAACCTATCCCGATTTGAATATTTAGTTGAGTTGAGATCATAAGCACTTGCCTTTGACACACTGAAATCTCACTCACCTTTCAAATGGAATGAAGGGCTTCACTATTACTTCTAATTGGAAAGCACTAGGACACAGAGAATTACTACTGTAATCCGCCACATCTTTTTACAAAACCATTCTAAAATGCTATAAAATATCAGTCTTTATATTGTTTAGCTAATTCTTAACTAGAAGTAACATTTAACTCTATATAACATTTAACTCTATATACGGTTATTCAGTCCCAAAAGCTGCACCATAATTCTTGTGCTTTCACTCCTACGAAAATAAATCACTGGGTTAATCACTTACTTCTCAAATATATAGATCATCTATTTAGTAAATCAATTGCTGAACTTCTTACTGACAACCCAAATACTGGACCGCTTACCAGTAAGTGTTCATGGTAAAGTAAGAAAACTTCAAGTCTACCTTCTCAAAAAGTCACTACAGCAATTATTTTCTAGGACCCAAATAATTATTTCAACCTAAGTGCTCCCATAACTTTgacttaaaatacaaaaatggttaaaaaaaaaatacactgtgAGGGTCAATGAGCTAGCTCACCTGTGAAGCCTGACTACATAAGTACAATGACTGAGGTGCAATGGCGgtctggtggaagaagagaaccaactcctataaGTTGTCCTCCGCCCTCTACAAGAATGCCATTGCACATGCACTCACTGAGctgtgtatgaacacacacacacagacacacacacacacaagtactgaTCCATCCAGTAGGTAGTTCTTCAGTATACTGTAAGAACAGATCTATTGCAATAGCTTAGCCATATAACACTCAAAAACTCATATATTCAGAAAACAAATAGTTTGTGGTCTAGGGCTACATATCAGTGCTAAGAGTGCTTTCCTACGATGAACAAGGCATTAGGCTTGAACCACATCACCAAACCCACACATAGGGGATCAGTTTATTTAAACTTTCCTAATAGAGATGCACTAAAAGGCACTCTCACCAGACACATGAGCTAACTTAGAATTAACCTCTACCCAGCCTTTGGCTGGGGAGCAATGCCTGGGAGACAACTGTAGGATTCCAAGCATATTTCAAGTGCTATTTCTATATCTACTTTCTTATGTtccaaaacatatttttatttataaatctatTCATCAGATATTCAAAGTAACTTTCCTCTATTGGGTTTCCATGAAAGCACTTCTTGCCATGTGGAATTAATGAAAATGtctggtattttgttgttgttgtttatagtGGATGTTTTTTCATAAGTGTAACAAACtgtctgggcgtggtggcacacacctttaatcccagcacttgggaagcggaggcaggcagatttctgagtttgaggccagcctggtctacagagtgagttccaggacagccaaggctatacagagaaaccgtctcggaaaaacaaacaaacaaaagtgtaaCAAACCGATAAGATCTGGACTacaaaaaaattcataaaatattatgCCTATACTACACAGAgcgagaaagagagggaaagacttAAATGCTGGCGGTAGATTGTAGGATTAAAATAAGTACTactagagggagaaaaaaaaattcactgcaCACTCAGGAAACACCCTCTTGACACTCACATTTCACTGTATTTTAGCCACATGACTGCTTCCTATAAGGTCATAAAAAAGAAACTTCCTTAGGTTCCCAATAGCACAAATCCACCTTTCTCTGCATCTCTGCATGTCAGCCAGAGTCCCCTTCCCTGTATAAATCCTTCCTGTTCCAGAACGCCATTCTCTCTCCAaactctcttttctcctttattcACTAGTACTTAAGCTTTATTCACTAGTACTTAAGTGCTTATTCACTTACTAGGTCGGCTTTTAAAACTACCAATGGgtaaagaaacaacagaaaaaaatctttgttctCCCCATCTTGTCTACCACATTCAGTTTCCTCCCTCCTCACAGCTAATGTTTGATCAAGTTCTCATACACTCACTTCAAAATGCTGAAAGGTGTGATTCCCTCAGTGCAACTGCTCTGGCAACTTCTAGAATGATCCGCAAGTTCCTGAACATGATGGAATCCTTACAGGAGTCTCCACGTTTTCTTTAGAAGCCTTCATACTGATGAGTACTATCGCCTTCTGAAACTTCCCTTGGCTTCTAAAGTCTAGGAATCCATATTTTTTTCACAAGTCAGTGCTTTCTCCATGATTCTCTTGAAAGTTGTTCATTGCTAACCCATGCTTAATCCCAACCCTAGGCTTTGAGCAATCTAAATTGCTTCCATATATTATGTAATTTTGAAAAAGAACTACAGCTGTACCATGAAATATTGTGCAGTCACATTCTTATGAGCCTTAGTTTTAAAGGTTTTTACCcat
This window harbors:
- the Tmem168 gene encoding transmembrane protein 168 isoform X1, which produces MCRSLRYCVSHCLYLAMTRLEEVNREVNMHSSVRYLGYLARINLLVAICLGLYVRWEKTANSLILVIFILGLFVLGIASILYYYFSMEAASLSLSNLWFGFLLGLLCFLDNSSFKSDVKEETTKYLLLTSIVLRILCALVERISGYVRHRPTLLTTVEFLELVGFAIASTTMLVEKSLSVILLVMALAMLIIDLRMKSFLAIPNLIIFSVLLFFSSLETPQNPIAFACFFICLVTDPFLDIYFSGLSVTERWKPFLHRGRICRRLSVLFTAMIELTFFILSAFKLRDTHLWYFVIPGFSIFGFFWMICHIIFLLTLWGFHTKLNDCHKVYINHRADNNSLDRIMASKGMRHFCLISEQLVFFSLLATAILGAVSWQPTNGIFLSMFLIVLPLESMAHGLFHELGNCLGGTSVGYAIVIPTNFCSPDGQPTLLPPEHVQELNLRSTGMLNAIQRFFAYHMIETYGCDYSTSGLSFDTLHSKLKAFLELRTVDGPRHDTYVLYYSGHTHGSGEWALAGGDILRLDTLLEWWREKNGSFCSRLIIILDSENSTPWVKEVRKINDQYVAVQGAELAKTVDIEEADPPQLGDFTRDWVEYNCNSTNNICWTEKGRTVRAVYGVSKRWSDYTLHLPTGSDVAKHWMLHFPRVTYPLVHLANWLCGLNLFWVCKACFRCLKRLKMSWFLPTVLDTGQGFKLVKS